A region from the Rhodamnia argentea isolate NSW1041297 chromosome 7, ASM2092103v1, whole genome shotgun sequence genome encodes:
- the LOC115732288 gene encoding wall-associated receptor kinase-like 1 yields MSNSVLQILFLLVSLTAQASGAAPKLAKANCAERCGDVTIPFPFGIGAGCFFDDWYQIACQEDNTVPILKKIGFRVLNISLPDGDVDGMINVSLPVMYSNAGCGGDRRGAAVSLKGSQFVFSQTRNVFTAVGCNTLATVNSTESAVFGCRTKCAGTNTSINRDSACTGRDGCCQTMLPLNLQGFSVDFKEKGGHQGCKYAFLRSDFTGSYDLRLNKTVPVVLEWGIANNTKYGRKLIRQSERPSYPSVCRTSSSDNSEMLFTQCYCTWEYGGNPYLIKGCKGGAPLEPAPGPPSHHCVEKCGDVTIPFPFGIQAGCFLDDWYQIACQENNTVPVLNKIGVRVLNISLPDEDLDGMINISLPVVYSNASCGGDGRGVAVSLKGSQFVFSQTRNVFTSVGCNTLATVNSTESAVVGCRSKCAGANASKYSACSGRNGCCQTRLPLNLQGFSVDFEEEEGGHQGCKYAFLRSGLTGVHDLRLNFTVPVVLEWGIANDTNYALNLTQQDDDSSYSNFTCDRYSVDNSEMLFTRCRCRRGYGGNPYLIGGCQDIDECQDPSTCSGTCVNNRGGYDYVDGRKTIKFILIGVGAGLGALLLCLFLWRLYKYIKKRKEIKLKEKHFKRNGGLLLESELSSAEGNVEKSKLFNSKDLEKATDNFNEDRILGQGGQGTVYKGMLKDGKIVAIKKSKVIDEGKVQHFINEVLILSQINHRNVVKLLGCCLETEVPLLVYEFIPNGTLYQYLHDPNEEFRVSWDTRLRIATEIAGALFYLHSAASIPIYHRDIKSTNILLDEKYRAKVADFGTSKSVSLNQTHVTTVVQGTFGYLDPEYFQSSRFTDKSDVYSFGVVLVELLTGQKPISSLREEEGRSLATYFIISMEENRLFDIVDPQVLKEDKKEEIESVANLARRCLNLNGRNRPTMRVVVMELEGIRKLPNPSGEDQNQENREATGSYDAAFTSSKANVEMDVITLSDVQPLLPSGTW; encoded by the exons ATGTCCAACTCGgttcttcaaatccttttcctTCTGGTTTCCCTTACGGCACAAGCATCAGGAGCTGCACCTAAACTTGCGAAGGCTAACTGTGCTGAAAGATGCGGGGACGTCACCATTCCCTTCCCCTTCGGAATAGGAGCCGGGTGTTTCTTCGATGACTGGTACCAGATCGCCTGCCAAGAAGACAACACGGTTCCCATTCTAAAGAAGATTGGATTCCGAGTTCTCAACATTTCACTCCCCGATGGAGACGTGGATGGCATGATTAACGTCAGTCTTCCTGTCATGTACTCGAATGCAGGCTGCGGGGGCGACAGACGTGGTGCGGCGGTAAGCTTGAAAGGAAGTCAATTTGTCTTCTCCCAGACAAGGAATGTCTTTACAGCGGTCGGTTGCAACACCCTGGCCACAGTGAATAGCACGGAATCAGCTGTTTTCGGTTGCAGGACGAAATGTGCTGGAACCAACACCAGCATTAACCGGGATAGTGCCTGCACCGGGAGGGACGGCTGCTGCCAGACTATGCTCCCCCTTAACCTTCAGGGCTTTAGTGTGGATTTCAAAGAAAAAGGTGGGCATCAGGGTTGCAAGTACGCCTTCTTGAGGTCTGACTTTACAGGTTCATATGATTTGAGATTGAATAAGACGGTTCCCGTGGTGCTGGAATGGGGGATTGCGAACAATACCAAATATGGACGTAAGCTTATCCGGCAGTCGGAGCGTCCTAGTTATCCTTCCGTCTGTCGCACATCCAGCAGCGACAACAGTGAGATGCTATTTACGCAGTGCTACTGCACATGGGAGTATGGTGGTAACCCATATCTTATTAAAGGTTGCAAAG GTGGAGCTCCACTTGAACCTGCACCTGGACCTCCAAGCCACCACTGTGTTGAAAAATGCGGGGACGTCACCATTCCCTTCCCCTTCGGAATACAAGCCGGGTGTTTCTTGGATGACTGGTACCAGATCGCCTGCCAAGAAAACAACACAGTTCCGGTTCTAAATAAGATTGGAGTGCGAGTTCTCAACATTTCACTCCCCGATGAAGACTTGGATGGCATGATTAACATTAGTCTTCCTGTGGTTTACTCAAATGCAAGCTGCGGGGGTGACGGACGTGGTGTGGCGGTAAGCTTGAAAGGGAGTCAATTTGTCTTCTCCCAGACAAGGAACGTCTTTACATCGGTCGGTTGCAACACCCTGGCGACAGTGAATAGTACGGAATCAGCCGTTGTCGGTTGCCGGTCGAAATGTGCTGGAGCCAATGCCAGCAAGTATAGTGCTTGTTCCGGGAGGAACGGATGCTGCCAGACTAGGCTCCCCCTAAATCTTCAGGGCTTTAGTGTGGatttcgaagaagaagaaggtggacaTCAGGGGTGCAAGTACGCCTTCTTGAGGTCTGGTTTAACAGGTGTACATGACTTGAGATTGAATTTTACGGTTCCTGTGGTGTTGGAATGGGGGATCGCAAACGATACCAATTATGCACTCAACCTTACCCAGCAAGATGACGACTCAAGCTATTCTAATTTCACCTGTGACAGATACAGTGTTGACAACAGTGAAATGCTATTCACCCGGTGCCGCTGCCGACGGGGGTATGGCGGTAACCCCTATCTTATTGGAGGATGCCAAG ACATTGATGAATGTCAAGATCCAAGTACATGCTCCGGGACTTGTGTGAACAACCGAGGCGGCTATGACTACGTCGATGGTAGAAAGACAATTAAATTCATTCTTATCG GGGTTGGGGCAGGCCTTGGGGCTCTACTTTTGTGTCTTTTCCTATGGAGGTTGTACAAATACatcaagaagaggaaagaaattaAGCTCAAAGAGAAGCACTTCAAACGCAATGGCGGTCTTTTGTTGGAAAGTGAGCTGTCTTCAGCAGAGGGCAATGTCGAGAAAAGCAAATTGTTCAATTCCAAGGATTTAGAGAAGGCCACTGATAATTTCAACGAGGATAGGATACTCGGGCAAGGCGGGCAAGGTACTGTTTACAAGGGAATGTTAAAAGATGGAAAGATAGTTGCAATTAAGAAATCGAAAGTGATAGACGAGGGAAAAGTCCAACATTTCATAAATGAAGTCCTCATTCTCTCACAAATCAATCATAGGAATGTGGTTAAGTTGTTGGGGTGTTGCTTGGAGACGGAAGTCCCGCTTTTAGTATATGAGTTCATACCAAACGGGACTCTATACCAATATCTACATGACCCAAATGAAGAGTTTCGTGTATCGTGGGACACACGCCTACGAATTGCAACTGAAATTGCTGGAGCCTTATTCTACTTGCATTCAGCAGCCTCCATTCCCATTTATCATCGAGACATCAAGTCTACCAATATCCTCTTGGATGAGAAATATCGGGCAAAAGTGGCGGATTTCGGTACTTCCAAGTCTGTTTCCCTCAATCAAACTCACGTGACCACAGTGGTGCAGGGGACTTTCGGCTACCTAGATCCCGAGTATTTCCAATCAAGTCGGTTCACGGACAAAAGCGACGTGTACAGCTTCGGAGTTGTGCTTGTTGAGCTATTGACGGGACAAAAGCCAATCTCGTCGCTgagggaagaagaagggagaagCCTTGCAACCTATTTCATAATTTCGATGGAGGAGAACCGCTTGTTCGACATCGTTGATCCTCAAGTTTTGAAAGAAGATAAGAAGGAAGAGATTGAATCAGTTGCTAACCTTGCGAGAAGGTGCTTAAACTTGAATGGGAGGAACCGGCCTACCATGAGAGTAGTGGTAATGGAGTTGGAGGGGATAAGGAAGCTCCCAAATCCTTCGGGTGAGGATCAAAATCAAGAGAACCGAGAGGCAACTGGATCTTATGATGCTGCTTTTACATCTAGCAAGGCAAACGTTGAGATGGATGTCATTACATTGTCGGATGTGCAGCCACTCTTACCCAGTGGGACATGGTGA